The Streptomyces cathayae DNA segment GTCATAGTTCCTGGTCAGATCCGGCTCTCTTCTCGCCACCGCCCCCTCTCCCTCCGAGGAAGATCATGAAGTTCACCGACGGCTTCTGGCGCATCCGCGAGGGCGTCCAGATCTCGTACGCCACCGAGTTGCGCGATGTGCGCACCGAATCGAAGCGCTTCACCGGCTATGCCGCCGTCAGGAGAGTGACACGTCGGGGCGACACCCTCAACGCTCCCCTCGTCACGGTCGAGTGCTTCTCCCCCGCCGAGGGCGTCATCGGTGTCCGTGTCACCCACCACGCGGGCAAGCGGCACCCCGGCCCCGACTTCGCCCTCACCGGCGATCCGAACGGCGCCGGGACGGTGCGCACGGACGGCCCGGTCACCGAGCTGACCAGCGGCCCGCTGACCCTCCGCCTCGACGGGTCCGGCCCCTTCACGCTCGGCTTCCACGACGCGGACGGACGCGAGCTGACCCGCGCGGACGCCAAGGGCACCGCCTTCGCCACCACCGGCGACGGAGCCCACCACATGCTGACCCGGCTGGCGCTCGGTGTCGGGGAGCAGATCTACGGCCTCGGCGAGCGCTTCACCCCGTTCGTCAAGAACGGCCAGACCGTCGACGTCTGGCAGGCCGACGGCGGCACGAGCAGCGAGCAGTCCTACAAGAACATCCCGTTCTACGTCTCCTCCCGCGGCTACGGCGTCTTCGTCAACCACCCCGGGGCGGTCTCCTACGAGATCGGCTCGGAGTCCGTGGGGCAGGTGCAGTTCAGCGTCGAGGACCAGTCGCTGGAGTACTACGTCGTCGCCGGTCCCACCCCGAAGGACGTACTCGGCCGCTACACGGCCCTCACCGGCCGCCCCGCCCTGCCCCCGGCCTGGTCGTTCGGCCTGTGGCTCAGCACCTCGTTCACCACGTCCTACGACGAGGCGACCGTCACGTCGTTCGTGGACGGCATGACTGAGCGCGGCATCCCGCTGTCCGTCTTCCACTTCGACTGCTTCTGGATGCGCGAGTACCAGTGGTGCGACTTCCAGTGGGACCCCGGCGTCTTCCCCGACCCGGACGGCATGCTGGCCCGGCTCAAGGAGAAGGGCCTGCGCATCAGCGCCTGGATCAACCCCTACATCGCCCAGAAGTCCCCGCTCTTCGACGAGGCCGCCGCCCTTGGACACCTGGTGCGCAGGCCCGACGGCGACGTGTGGCAGTGGGACCTGTGGCAGGCCGGCATGGGCCTGGTCGACTTCACCGGCCCCGAGGCCCGCGCCTGGTTCCAGTCGAAGCTCAAGGCCCTGCTCGACCAGGGCGTGGACTGCTTCAAGACGGACTTCGGCGAGCGCATCCCCACCGACGTGGTCTGGCAGGACGGCTCGGACCCCGAGCGGATGCACAACTACTACACACAGCTGTACAACCGCACGGTGTTCGAGCTCCTCGAGAAGGAGCGCGGGCAGGGCGAGGCCGTGCTGTTCGCCCGGTCAGCGACGGCCGGCGGGCAGCAGTACCCCGTGCACTGGGGCGGCGACTGCTGGTCGTCCTTCGAGGCCATGGCCGAATCCCTGCGGGGCGGTCTGTCGCTGTCGCTGAGCGGGTTCGGCTTCTGGAGCCACGACATCGGCGGCTTCGAGGGCACGCCCGACCCCGACGTGTTCAAGCGCTGGCTCGCCTTCGGCCTGCTCTCCTCGCACAG contains these protein-coding regions:
- the yicI gene encoding alpha-xylosidase codes for the protein MKFTDGFWRIREGVQISYATELRDVRTESKRFTGYAAVRRVTRRGDTLNAPLVTVECFSPAEGVIGVRVTHHAGKRHPGPDFALTGDPNGAGTVRTDGPVTELTSGPLTLRLDGSGPFTLGFHDADGRELTRADAKGTAFATTGDGAHHMLTRLALGVGEQIYGLGERFTPFVKNGQTVDVWQADGGTSSEQSYKNIPFYVSSRGYGVFVNHPGAVSYEIGSESVGQVQFSVEDQSLEYYVVAGPTPKDVLGRYTALTGRPALPPAWSFGLWLSTSFTTSYDEATVTSFVDGMTERGIPLSVFHFDCFWMREYQWCDFQWDPGVFPDPDGMLARLKEKGLRISAWINPYIAQKSPLFDEAAALGHLVRRPDGDVWQWDLWQAGMGLVDFTGPEARAWFQSKLKALLDQGVDCFKTDFGERIPTDVVWQDGSDPERMHNYYTQLYNRTVFELLEKERGQGEAVLFARSATAGGQQYPVHWGGDCWSSFEAMAESLRGGLSLSLSGFGFWSHDIGGFEGTPDPDVFKRWLAFGLLSSHSRLHGSSSYRVPWEFGDEAVGVARRFTLLKHRLMPYLYGAAVETHATGVPMMRPMVLEFPGDPTCRPLDRQYMLGPDLLVAPVFGPDGEVEVYLPEGAWTHLLSGERVTGPGWRTERHGYDSLPLYVREGAVLPLAGDDSRPDGDWLEAPVLLVHPTASSDYAAEITLPDTTGARAAAFRVLRDGDVLRVTASGTERPFTVRVAGGAQARGAGEVTVPLA